The Kitasatospora setae KM-6054 genome contains a region encoding:
- a CDS encoding nitrate- and nitrite sensing domain-containing protein, whose protein sequence is MRRKQPVTPQRRSEPRQQDPGSGPNPGQGGGPEAGRFSAFTATEDRDRAEQQQRAVAAEPAPRPVPAKDGAPRSGGGRYDFLSPLNWRVPTRLVAILVIPVVIALVFGGLRVNTSLDDYNQADRAVRIANLASAATKLADALEQERDETLVPLLTGQGDQGEVKKLRDKTDEALKGYNAAFKDVRDDATMKRRNDQFQQLVAYLPHLRANAYKPELFATATANAYSLMFAPLLAVDNSVGFGSTNVTSKGRAIYAMSLAKASASTQRALMLNLLVGLGVGGVDKYEGDDLIQSLVVASRLEQTALGEFNTASDESEIAVYSQALVDQATADQRLPLRMPDGHSLPTMPGLLAVGMSYAGQLSSTAAGGDAAAKMIDQVGKDGLTRPLWDQATKSHMSALRAAETDLLGQVVSEAQGIKDRAFTDWVLNSLIVVASLVLAGLLTGYIARSMILGMRTLNTAALDIANHRLPELVDKLSKTDPERVDTSVSPIPLHGKDEIGEVARAFDQVHQQAVSLAAEQALLRGNVNAIFTNLSRRSQGLIQRQLALITDLENNEADPDQLENLFKLDHLATRMRRNGENLLVLAGEEPGRRWNTPVPLVDVLRAAASEVEHYERIELAGIPEADVVGPAVTDLVHLLAELLENATSFSSPQTRVLVNATRLPDGRVLVEIHDKGIGLTAEDFAEINEKLAEPPTVDATISRRMGLFVVGRLSQRHDIRVQLRPSGESAGTTSLVMLPQHLTQLGVMAPEPQAEEFTVSRIFAEQEPTAEWAAFDGQERTAAELGFDDHLPSRGEVPAGGFSPALESMQRSQRIEERRRAALELGPGASAGEPVEAEVLESPYGEPGAGYHPDYAQDRPQAQDDPYGRPFEPQRPAGAADYGYRQDDPYAPAQYGEEPYPAEQYAGAPYGDEPGYAEPRQSPSPYAEAYQQPYGQYGDEYRQDGYQQDYQQDGYGRDEYRQDEYQQDEYQQDGYRQDGYQRDGYGYEEPAGHPYPAEEPPALPPAGTAPEQPGGGALPQRRPGQQLAGGGAGRAAGGETPNWFTGAKDTSAPVDEPRGHDVSALGGYGPTGPTAAPSEWESPNDGDWQRAEKLREPSSSGITPSGLPRRVPRQNLVPGNARTTPQEGPQVSRDPNEVRGRLTNLRRGVEQGRQAGGDPGATGSFRIDPDQGAYGDGPHNSSTDLFGGSNQQER, encoded by the coding sequence GTGAGGCGTAAGCAGCCAGTCACCCCTCAGCGGCGCTCCGAGCCCCGCCAGCAGGACCCGGGTAGCGGCCCGAACCCCGGCCAGGGCGGTGGCCCGGAGGCCGGCCGGTTCTCCGCGTTCACCGCGACCGAGGACCGTGACCGCGCCGAGCAGCAGCAGCGCGCCGTCGCCGCCGAGCCGGCCCCCCGTCCCGTCCCCGCCAAGGACGGCGCCCCGCGCTCCGGCGGCGGCCGGTACGACTTCCTGTCCCCGCTGAACTGGCGCGTGCCGACCCGCCTGGTGGCCATCCTGGTCATCCCGGTCGTCATCGCCCTGGTCTTCGGCGGCCTGCGCGTCAACACCTCGCTGGACGACTACAACCAGGCCGACCGGGCGGTGCGCATCGCCAACCTGGCCAGCGCCGCCACCAAGCTCGCCGACGCCCTGGAGCAGGAGCGCGACGAGACCCTGGTGCCGCTGCTCACCGGGCAGGGCGACCAGGGCGAGGTGAAGAAGCTCCGGGACAAGACCGACGAGGCCCTGAAGGGCTACAACGCGGCGTTCAAGGACGTCAGGGACGACGCCACCATGAAGCGGCGGAACGACCAGTTCCAGCAGCTGGTGGCGTACCTGCCGCACCTGCGCGCCAACGCCTACAAGCCCGAGCTGTTCGCGACCGCGACCGCCAACGCCTACTCGCTGATGTTCGCGCCGCTGCTGGCGGTGGACAACTCGGTCGGCTTCGGCTCCACCAACGTCACCTCCAAGGGCCGCGCGATCTACGCGATGTCGCTGGCCAAGGCGTCCGCCTCGACCCAGCGCGCGCTGATGCTCAACCTGCTGGTCGGCCTCGGCGTCGGCGGCGTGGACAAGTACGAGGGCGACGACCTGATCCAGTCGCTGGTGGTCGCCTCCCGCCTGGAGCAGACCGCGCTCGGCGAGTTCAACACCGCCTCGGACGAGTCCGAGATCGCGGTGTACTCGCAGGCCCTGGTCGACCAGGCCACCGCCGACCAGCGGCTGCCGCTGCGGATGCCCGACGGCCACAGCCTGCCCACCATGCCGGGCCTGCTCGCGGTCGGCATGTCCTACGCCGGCCAGCTGTCCAGCACCGCGGCCGGCGGCGACGCCGCCGCCAAGATGATCGACCAGGTCGGCAAGGACGGCCTGACCCGCCCGCTGTGGGACCAGGCCACCAAGAGCCACATGAGCGCCCTGCGCGCCGCCGAGACCGACCTGCTCGGCCAGGTCGTCAGCGAGGCCCAGGGCATCAAGGACCGGGCCTTCACCGACTGGGTGCTCAACTCGCTGATCGTGGTCGCCTCGCTGGTGCTGGCCGGTCTGCTCACCGGCTACATCGCCCGCTCGATGATCCTCGGCATGCGGACCCTGAACACCGCCGCGCTCGACATCGCCAACCACCGCCTGCCGGAGCTGGTCGACAAGCTCTCCAAGACCGACCCGGAACGGGTCGACACCTCGGTCAGCCCGATCCCGCTGCACGGCAAGGACGAGATCGGCGAGGTCGCCCGCGCCTTCGACCAGGTCCACCAGCAGGCCGTCTCGCTCGCCGCCGAGCAGGCGCTGCTGCGGGGCAACGTCAACGCGATCTTCACCAACCTGTCGCGCCGCAGCCAGGGCCTGATCCAGCGCCAGCTGGCGCTGATCACCGACCTGGAGAACAACGAGGCCGACCCGGACCAGCTGGAGAACCTCTTCAAGCTGGACCACCTCGCGACCCGCATGCGCCGCAACGGCGAGAACCTCCTCGTCCTCGCGGGCGAGGAGCCCGGCCGCCGCTGGAACACCCCGGTCCCGCTGGTCGACGTGCTGCGCGCGGCCGCCTCCGAGGTGGAGCACTACGAGCGGATCGAACTGGCCGGCATCCCCGAGGCCGACGTGGTCGGCCCCGCCGTGACCGACCTCGTCCACCTGCTCGCCGAGCTGCTGGAGAACGCCACCTCGTTCTCCTCCCCGCAGACCCGGGTGCTGGTCAACGCGACCCGGCTGCCCGACGGCCGGGTGCTGGTCGAGATCCACGACAAGGGCATCGGCCTGACCGCCGAGGACTTCGCCGAGATCAACGAGAAGCTGGCCGAGCCGCCCACCGTCGACGCCACCATCTCCCGCCGGATGGGCCTGTTCGTGGTCGGCCGGCTGTCCCAGCGGCACGACATCCGGGTGCAGCTGCGCCCGTCCGGCGAGTCGGCCGGCACCACCTCGCTGGTCATGCTGCCGCAGCACCTCACCCAGCTGGGCGTGATGGCGCCGGAGCCGCAGGCCGAGGAGTTCACGGTCTCCCGGATCTTCGCCGAGCAGGAGCCCACCGCCGAGTGGGCCGCGTTCGACGGCCAGGAGCGGACCGCCGCCGAGCTCGGCTTCGACGACCACCTGCCCAGCCGCGGCGAGGTGCCCGCGGGCGGCTTCTCCCCCGCGCTGGAGTCGATGCAGCGCTCGCAGCGGATCGAGGAGCGCCGCCGGGCCGCCCTGGAGCTCGGCCCCGGCGCCTCCGCCGGGGAGCCGGTGGAGGCCGAGGTCCTGGAGTCGCCCTACGGCGAGCCCGGAGCCGGCTACCACCCCGACTACGCCCAGGACCGGCCGCAGGCCCAGGACGACCCGTACGGCCGCCCCTTCGAGCCGCAGCGGCCCGCCGGGGCCGCGGACTACGGCTACCGCCAGGACGACCCGTACGCGCCCGCCCAGTACGGCGAGGAGCCCTACCCGGCCGAGCAGTACGCCGGGGCCCCCTACGGCGACGAGCCGGGCTACGCCGAGCCGCGGCAGTCCCCGTCCCCGTACGCCGAGGCGTACCAGCAGCCGTACGGGCAGTACGGCGACGAGTACCGCCAGGACGGCTACCAGCAGGACTACCAGCAGGACGGCTACGGCCGGGACGAGTACCGCCAGGACGAGTACCAGCAGGACGAGTACCAGCAGGACGGGTACCGCCAGGACGGCTACCAGCGGGACGGCTACGGCTACGAGGAGCCCGCCGGGCACCCGTACCCGGCGGAGGAGCCGCCGGCCCTGCCGCCGGCCGGGACCGCGCCGGAGCAGCCGGGCGGCGGCGCGCTGCCGCAGCGCCGGCCGGGCCAGCAGCTGGCGGGCGGCGGTGCGGGCCGCGCCGCGGGCGGCGAGACCCCGAACTGGTTCACCGGCGCGAAGGACACCTCCGCCCCGGTCGACGAGCCGCGCGGCCACGACGTGTCGGCGCTCGGCGGCTACGGCCCGACCGGTCCGACCGCGGCGCCCAGCGAGTGGGAGTCGCCCAACGACGGCGACTGGCAGCGCGCGGAGAAGCTCCGCGAGCCGTCCTCGTCCGGCATCACCCCGTCGGGCCTGCCCCGCCGGGTGCCCCGCCAGAACCTGGTCCCGGGCAACGCCCGGACCACCCCGCAGGAAGGCCCGCAGGTCTCCCGCGACCCGAACGAGGTCCGCGGGCGCCTGACCAACCTGCGCCGCGGCGTCGAGCAGGGCCGCCAGGCCGGCGGCGACCCCGGTGCCACCGGCAGCTTCCGGATCGACCCCGACCAGGGGGCGTACGGGGATGGACCGCACAACAGCAGCACCGATCTCTTCGGCGGCTCGAACCAGCAGGAGCGTTGA
- a CDS encoding DUF742 domain-containing protein: MTPPPTPAGAYGNGYGNGYGGQQAGGYGGQQSDGYEQQPLVRPYAMTGGRTRPRYQLAIEALISTTSTTAPGGLLPEHARIVSLCRDVKSVAEISALAGVPLGVARILVADLAEAGLVAIHQPAAAGESGGTPDVTLLERVLSGLRKL; this comes from the coding sequence ATGACCCCGCCCCCGACACCCGCCGGCGCGTACGGCAACGGTTACGGAAACGGCTACGGCGGCCAGCAGGCCGGCGGGTACGGCGGCCAGCAGTCGGACGGCTACGAGCAGCAGCCGCTGGTCCGCCCGTACGCGATGACCGGCGGTCGCACCCGGCCGCGCTACCAGCTGGCCATCGAGGCGCTGATCTCGACGACCAGCACCACCGCCCCCGGCGGCCTGCTGCCCGAGCACGCCCGCATCGTGTCGCTGTGCCGCGACGTGAAGTCGGTGGCGGAGATCTCCGCGCTGGCCGGCGTCCCGCTCGGGGTCGCCCGCATCCTCGTCGCAGACCTGGCGGAAGCCGGTCTGGTCGCCATCCACCAGCCCGCCGCCGCGGGCGAGTCGGGCGGTACGCCTGACGTCACGCTGCTCGAAAGGGTCCTCAGTGGACTTCGCAAGCTCTAA
- a CDS encoding roadblock/LC7 domain-containing protein, with translation MSQAAQNLNWLITNFVDNTPGVSHTVVVSADGLLLCMSEGFPRDRADQLAAVASGLTSLTSGASRIFEGGEVNQTVVEMERGFLFLMAISDGSSLAVLASPDSDIGLIGYEMALLVDRAGAVLTPALRAELQGSLLH, from the coding sequence ATGAGCCAGGCCGCACAGAACCTGAACTGGCTGATCACCAATTTCGTGGACAACACCCCCGGGGTGTCCCACACCGTGGTGGTCTCCGCCGACGGTCTGCTGCTGTGCATGTCCGAGGGCTTCCCCCGGGACCGTGCCGACCAGCTGGCCGCCGTCGCCTCCGGCCTCACCTCGCTGACCTCCGGCGCCAGCCGCATCTTCGAGGGCGGCGAGGTCAACCAGACGGTGGTCGAGATGGAGCGGGGCTTCCTGTTCCTGATGGCGATCAGCGACGGCTCCTCGCTGGCGGTGCTCGCCTCGCCGGACTCCGACATCGGCCTGATCGGCTACGAGATGGCGTTGTTGGTCGACCGGGCCGGCGCGGTGCTCACGCCGGCCCTGCGGGCGGAGCTCCAGGGCAGCCTGCTCCACTGA